One part of the Rutidosis leptorrhynchoides isolate AG116_Rl617_1_P2 chromosome 1, CSIRO_AGI_Rlap_v1, whole genome shotgun sequence genome encodes these proteins:
- the LOC139899643 gene encoding uncharacterized protein, with product MVYALVYTARRLRRYFQGHPILVLTDQPIKQILKHPESSGRLAKWAIELGEYEINFSPRHAVKGQILANFLLETTEIVDYSRNTKISICMWELHTDGASSEEGVGAGLVLTSPEGEEHTYALKFCFYASNNEAEYKALLSGLRIAFKMGIKYLRAYVDSQIVAQQVNGTFEAKDISMKRYLQLVEKISKNFETLEVVQISRNKNKKADVLSKLATFDHLHKKVLDGTLPDDVTEARRIKVSAPLYVLENGVLYRKSFNGPNLRCLAPQQAVVVVKEMHEDLCAQHSGYRTIVARIMRQGYYWQTIYRDTAETIKACDAYMVCQTKIVSDNGKKFADNPFKSWCEELSIKQTFTSVAHPQANDQVEVTNKEILAGIKARLGLSQTKWVDEVPYVMWAHRTTPKRSTAETPFSLVYGTESVIAAKIRVPTQKVLAFDVEKISSVLRENLNLLEKGVSWPLYFKRMLSSEWQNITINGSGMCNSEKRIRC from the exons ATGGTATATGCTTTAGTATACACAGCTAGACGACTCAGGCGGTATTTTCAAGGACATCCAATTCTTGTATTAACAGATCAACCAATAAAGCAAATTTTGAAACATCCAGAATCATCAGGGCGTCTAGCGAAATGGGCAATtgagttgggggagtatgaaatcaatttttCACCTAGACATGCAGTCAAAGGGCAAATTTTGGCAAATTTTCTTTTAGAAACGACTGAAATAGTAGATTATTCAAGAAATACTAAAATTAGTATTTGCATGTGGGAGTTGCATACTGATGGAGCATCAAGTGAAGAGGGAGTTGGTGCAGGATTGGTGCTTACAAGCCCGGAAGGGGAAGAGCATACGTATGCACTCAAGTTTTGTTTTTATGCAtctaacaatgaagcagagtataaGGCATTGCtttccggcctccgcatagcgttTAAAATGGGAATAAAATATTTACGTGCCTATGTGGATTCTCAAATTGTTGCACAACAAGTTAATGGGACATTTGAAGCAAAAGATATATCAATGAAGCGATATTTACAGTTGGTTGAGAAGATTTCCAAAAATTTTGAAACCTTGGAGGTTGTGCAAATATCaagaaataagaacaaaaaagcaGATGTGTTGAGCAAGTTAGCAACATTTGATCATTTACATAAGAAAGTTTTG GACGGAACACTTCCAGATGACGTCACGGAAGCAAGACGGATAAAGGTAAGTGCTCCACTCTACGTATTGGAGAATGGTGTGCTCTACAGAAAGTCTTTTAACGGTCCAAATTTGAGGTGTTTAGCACCACAACAAGCTGTAGTTGTGGTAAAAGAAATGCATGAAGATTTGTGTGCCCAGCATTCTGGTTATAGAACCATTGTGGCTCGAATTATGAGACAAGGGTATTATTGGCAAACAATCTATAGGGATACGGCAGAAACAATTAAAGCATGTGATGCAT ATATGGTTTGCCAAACAAAAATTGTAAGTGATAATGGTAAAAAATTTGCAGATAACCCATTCAAAAGTTGGTGTGAGGAGTTAAGCATTAAACAAACATTCACCTCTGTTGCTCACCCACAAGCAAACGACCAAGTTGAAGTCACAAATAAGGAAATTTTAGCCGGCATAAAGGCTAGATTGGGTTTAAGTCAGACTAAATGGGTAGATGAAGTACCATACGTTATGTGGGCTCACCGTACAACGCCAAAACGGAGCACGGCAGAAACGCCGTTCAGCTTGGTATATGGAACTGAATCAGTAATAGCAGCTAAGATTCGTGTACCAACGCAAAAGGTTTTGGCATTTGATGTAGAAAAAATTTCATCCGTCTTGCGTGAAAACTTGAATTTATTGGAAAAAGGCGTATCATGGCCACTATACTTCAAGCGGATGCTAAGCAGCGAATGGCAAAATATTACAATAAACGGGTCAGGCATGTGCAATTCAGAAAAGAGGATTAGGTGTTAA